gagagagaagagagagagagagagagagagaggagagagatctctctctctctctctctctctctctctctttctctctctctctctctctctctcagcagtagTCACTCATCAATTTAGAGTCTGCCAGTGGTAACAGCAGTTGTCAGTCACCGGTTAACACTCAAGGGACGCAAAAGGAAAAACGGCCTGCTGGAAATGGACCAATAATTCTAAGTAGCGCCAGTCTCCGTGTTCGGCCGCTCGCCACAGCCTCGCTCCGGGTAGAAAGTACGGAGAATCGGACACCCAGTACGGTATCGTTTACGTCTGTGGCGAGGAAAGTAATGGAGAAAAGGTGAAAGGCAAATGATTAGGAGAAACTGgcgaacgaggaaaggaaggaggatgaaagttAGAAAGGCGAGCTTGAGGGGCGATGTAATGAGATGGGAAGTGCGACCTTTGCCGGGAGTGAGTGGGAGCCAACACGAAAACAACAAACGTCTCGAGCCGGTATTATGTGCAAACACGGCGGCTTAGAGAAAGACGGCTTATGTGACTCAGAACGAACAGGTTTTGATGAGTTGAGGTACAGCTTATCCTCAAACAAGAAAATGTAAACTAAACCCTTTACATAGCTTATTTTTCAAGAATTTCCACATTTCTGCCCAACGCCTCCTACCTTGCAACCGGTTAAACTCAATAATCATCTTCCTTTCCGTGCCCACAAGACCTAGCGAATAGCGGTTACATACACATCGCTAGAAGATAActaaacaagatgaaaaaaagatccGTGAAGTAAGTTAGCATAGAATCTTAAGCTACGATAGTCCTCTCCAGCCGCTCCCTCGTCACCTGCCTTGCGATGcgtgagtgaaaaaaaatgacaaggggAAAAATTGTGGTAGCCTATTGCTATTCTCGGTTTCTGTGGCTACTGTGTGAacgaactctgtgtgtgtgtgtgtgtgtgtgtgtgtgtgtgtgtgtgtgtgtgtgtgtctgctatTCAAGTGCGACCACAAAACTACGTCATTAAATGTGTacgtgcgtgttttttttttctctctctctctctctctctctctctctctctctctctctctttgttcgttTGCCCTTTCATTACATAATACGATTTCAGGTGCTTTCCATTTATTAactgcctttcttcttcctgtttttccccttcacctccttccctctcatggtTCACCCTACAACCATACATTTTCcgccttcttccctttccaaaACTTTCCTACGTCGTCTATCCAGAAAAAGCCTATAACAGTAACCGTCTCTTTCCATAGGTGAGGCCTGAGAGGTGAAATGGGGACGAATGTTAGTGATGGTTTATATGTTATCTGTTCATTTTTCCTCGCCTTAAGAAACGGTTTTCCAGCATAAGAATTTGCAGGAAGGAGTAGAGAGCCAATGGTAATGGTTTTTAACTCTTATTTCCTTCAAAAACGGATAATCTGCGTCAATATTTGCATGGAGTAACGGAAAACAGCAGGAGCCAATTCAGTCACATTCTCCTGCATATGAAAGGCCGGAGAGGTGAGTGGAGCCGGCACAGACAGGTATGGGTGTGGATAAGTCTGGCCCGAGCGGCACCTCCTGGCTCGTGAAGTGTCCCGGGGCAGCGGTAACGTGAAGGGAAAGTGGCGCGCAGCCTTGGCGACGCCGGGAGGAGGAGAGCTGCCAGGCGTCGCTAGTGTGTGGGGCGTCTTggagcacatacacacacacacacacacacacacacacacacacaccgttgttTCCGAGGCTCAGTGAGAAAgcttttaagtgtgtgtgtgtgtgtgtgtgtgtgtgtgtgtgtgtgtgtgtgtgtgtgtgtgtgtgtgtgtgtttcacttggGAGTTAGATTTCATAAGGTTATTTTcaagtatttattattttttttttaccagcaaGAGAAGACAAGAGTGAAGTATTATTATGCGAAGCGAGAAATATAATGTtacgaaagaaaatgaaactcTTGAATTATGAATAACCGccgccatgaaagggttaagaaaacagtgtgtgtgtgtgtgtgtgtgtgtgtgtgtgtgtgtgtgtgtgtgtgtgtgtgtgtgtgtgtgtgtgtgtgtgacaacaaAGATCACCTGCTGTTCTTCTCACGCATACAAGTCATTAAACTTtaaatgtaagcacacacacacacacacacacacacacacacacacacacacacacacacacacacacacacacacacaaacaaacaaacaaacaaagggtgagcgcgagaaagagaaaaaaataaaagctaaaaagaaaaataagagataaagaggaagaagaataaccaaaaagggagagatgaacgAGCGGCAGAgaagaaagcacaagaaaggaatatggagagagcggaaggaatggtagggaaggagggagaggggccgCACCGGGTGAGTGAAAGAGGGCGGGAGGCGACCGTGGATTACTACCTACTGCTTCGTTGAAATTCCTGATAACCCACAAATATAGACTTTAGTTaggtggtattataagacatttcgccgcacaagaacacatatttgacaaggttttcgtaggagttgtggacattatcatgggtagttttatgactctggtggtagtctgagtcttcttctgtaccatgaacatgaataaacactcattagaacccgactgaccccctctgtgacttttagaaataggtgatgtgagaagcgaaagtgtcttatgataccaaccTAGGCATCGTCCTGACCACAAGCCGTAACCCAACTACACTATACCAAACCCCCAAACGCGTacatggaaaaaataaaggaaaactaatAATGATaagttaataatgaaataaaaacagtAGAAAATTATGTAATACAACGATAAAAGCCTTAGCAGATAAATTTAAAAGCATGAAactgaatgaacacacacacacacacacacacacagggcagagATTTAGCAGTCCTTCCTGGCGCCTCAGGTTGTGAGTTTCTGAGTTATGTaacgaggagtgtgtgtgtgtgtgtgtgtgtgtgtgtgtgtgtgtgtgtgtgtgtgtgtgtgtgtgtgtgtgtgtgtgtgtgtgtgtgtgtgtgtgtgtgtgtgtgtgtgtgtgtgtgtgtgtgtgtgtgtgtgtgtgtggtgaaagtgagcctccacctccaccctccactcACCCACGCCACctacttatcctccctccctcctccccaaagAAAGCTGTCACCCCCCTCTCCTTCGCTGTGCCTGCTCTCCTGTGTCCTGAGCCATCCGTAAAATCCTCCGCCAGAGTTAGAATCTCTTCCCCATAACCTGTCCTCATGCAAACCTTAATCAGACAAAAAAAGTTAATTCCAGGTCAGGTCATTCAATGTATTAAAGTCAACATTCTTCATGTCATGTTTTCGATTCCTATTCAGTTTATTTATTGAGAGAAAATCATCATATAGCCAATTCAggtactgtttatttttttcttattttaattcaTTCATCTAACTTCCTTGAAAAAATGCTATAGTGATCATTTGAATCAATTTAACCAAATGTTTAATTATACCGTTCACGACCACTATCTAACTTCCTTGAAAAAAATGCTATAGTGATCATTTGAATAAATTTAATCATATGCTTAATTATACCGTTCACAACCACTATCTAACTTCCTTGAAAAATACTATAGTGATCATTTGAATCAATTTAACCATGTGTTTCATTATACCGTTCACAACAACTAACTTTCTATAATGGGATACGGAGATGAGGTCCACGCGCTGCTATCACAATCGTCATAAATCTTTAAACAATATTCGTTCAGTCTACGTctaaccccctcctccctctccccctcctagcTAGTGGTCTTCATGCGCCTTTCCTTCCCCGAGAGCGCCGCCAAATCACCAACAACTTTGATTTGGACCTGCCGGTGGAGGACCTGTGCAAGAACAAGGCCAGCAACGAGTTCTTCCGTCTGCCCGACACCAACGACTGCAGGGACGTGTTTAGGTGAGCCGGGGAAGGGGGACGAAGGTGAAGTACTGAGGGGCTGGTTCttcaatcatcatcattatcatcagaaaTTATTGACCCACTGcaggacttctctctctctctctctctctctctctctctctcatcatcatcactatcattatcatcacgcATTAGAAAATTGTCAATAAAAACGTAAGCTCATCTCCCTGGccccaagccccccccccccacctcccactCTTTAACAGCCCCCTTCTACAGGTGTGACTGCAGGGCGCGCAGCGGTCCTGGATTAGGCTGGCCAATCCGCTTAACAGCTCGCCTTTGATGTGGACCGCCAATTATGTGTCTTGAAGGCAAGGGTCAAGAACTGCGATAAGCTGGAGAgtgagttttgtgtgtgtgtgtgtgtgtgtgtgtgtgtgtgtgtgtgtgtgtgtgtgtgtgtgtgtgtgtgtgtgtgtgtgtgtgtgtgtgtgtgtgtgtgtgtgtgtgtgtgtgtgtgtgtgtgtgtgtgtgtgtgtgtgtgtgtgtgtgtgtgtgtgtgtgtgtgtgtgtgtgtgtgtgtgtgtgtgtgtgtttaagttcaGGTCATTCACTCTGCTCGCAAAAAGGTAATAGTAGTCAAGTACACAAGTCGTTTAAACAGCCACAGACTTTCCTTCGCTTTCGCTTTGTCTCAAGTTTCCCTACATTTCGTTATTCCTGCTGCTTCGTGCCACTTGTACGTATACTTCTGTTTTTCACCCCTCACCATCGCCCTCCTGACTTGAACACTCCCATACACGCCTGCCCATGCCAGCCCTCAAACATTCGTACACTTCTGTCCTGCGCCCCTCGCCCTCAAACACTTATGGTCCGTATTCTCAAATGTTTTCGGCTCTCACTATAAGTATCTCCAAAGGCAGCAGAGAAGATTATTCCGGTTCTAATAAGTATTTTTCactttcacggtgcagaagccttatcaagctatcactaggatcgtaaaactacccatggatatacccacaacctctaggGAAGCCTTATTGAATGTTGGTGTGTAAGCCCAGAATACTTTTAAAATACGTACCAATGTCAcgcccttcaccctctccctttcatgCCTCATCAACCGCCCTTAACACCGCCGCCCTCTCCTCCCCGCCAGAGCCAACCAAGGTGAAGCCGCTGTTCAACACGGACACGCCACTCTGCCCAGAGGGTCAGCTGGCCTGCGGGAATGGCGTCTGCCTCTCGCAAGCCTCCTTCTGTGACGGCATTTTTGACTGCGAGGACAACTCTGACGAGAATGCTTGCAGTGAGTATACTCAGAACCATCACCacagccactatcaccacaaccaccaccgcttaTCCCATCACAactacagccaccaccactatcactgccaTTATCATCTTCATACATTgggcaatcatcatcatcagtagcagcACAAATAACCTATTCTTTATAGAAAGATATAAAGAACTCCACATTCGAGATCGAGAAAGTCACAAATAACCTTGATTACTGAACGCAGTGTAATGGCCACCCATATATAACGCGCCACTCAGACTCACTGCGTTGTGCCCTGAGGATTCTGTACGGCCATCTTTGGGAGAAACCTAGAAGTGGTCttttatgaacttttttttttatttaaacacaaTAAATATATATCCACATGTAAACAGTTAACTAAATGTTCTATTAGACAGATATGTGTCTTCCGTATGTAGTTTATTGGATGACAAGGCAGGAGAAAGTGGTGACCTTGTGACTTTTGGGTTTCTTGGCGGGTGTGTTTCGGGATGAACGAGCTCCTGCTAACGTCTCTCTTCCTCGGCCAGGCGTGGAGGAGGACCCCAACCGCGCCCCGGTGTGTGACAACAAGCAGTGTGTCTTGCCGGACTGCTTCTGCTCCGCGGACGGCACGCGCATCCCGGGGAACCTGGAGCCCTCCAATACGCCTCAAATGATCACCATCACCTTCTCCGGTGCCGTTAACGTGGACAACGTCGACCTTTACCAAGACCTTTTTAATGACGAGAGTAAGAACCCGAACGGCTGCCAGACGAAGGCCACGTTCTTTGTCTCCCACAGGTACACCAACTACTCCGCCGTGCAGGAGCTGCACCGCAAGGGTCACGAGATCGGCGTTTTCTCCATTAGCAACCGCGAGAGTCCCGACTACTGGACGCATGGCACCTACGACGACTGGCTGACGGAGATGGCCGGGGCGAGACTCATCCTGGAGCGCTACGCCAACGTCAGCGACAACTCCATCATCGGGGTGCGCGCCCCCTACCTGCGGGTGGGCGGAAACACACAGTTCGAAATGATGACAGACCAACTCTTCATCTATGACTCCTCCATCACCGCGTCCCTCAGCAAGGTGCCGCTGTGGCCCTACACCCTCTACTTCCGCATGCCGCACAAGTGTCACGGCAACGCCCAGAACTGCCCCTCGCGCTCCCACCCGGTTTGGGAAATGGTCATGAACGAGCTGGATCGACGCGACGACCCTAAATTCGACGAGACCTTACCCGGCTGCCACTTCGTCAGCTCCTGCACCAACATCCGCACCGGCGAGCAGTTCGAGCATTTCCTGGAACACAACTTCCAGCGTCATTACCTAACCAACCGCGCACCTCTCGGCCTCCACTTCCACGCCGCCTGGCTGGAGAGTAACAAAGACTACAAGAAAATTCTCATCAATTTCATCAAAGAAAAGACGTCCCAGAACGACGTTTACTTCGTAACGATGCTGCAGGTGATCCAGTGGATGCAGAGCCCCACGGAGTCCACGGCCATTAGGGACTTCCCGGAGTGGAAGGAGAAGTGTGACGTGAAGGGTCTGCCTTACTGCTCGCTGCCCAACACGTGTTCCCTCACCAGCCGGGAGCTGCGCGGCGAGACCCTCAATCTGTACACCTGCATGCAGTGCCCCCGCGAGTACCCGTGGCTGCTCGACCCCACCGGCGACGGCCTCGAACTCGTGTGAGTCTTAAGAACACCGCAAAGACTTTTATGATGATTAACGAGAAACTGGAATGCGTTACGAACAGCGGCAAGTGACGTCGATGTAACGCCAGCAGAAGTGAACAGCAAATTTGAAAGAAAAACTTAAGAAATGGTATTAGTTGTTCTTTTTTGCACCAACACGAGAAAATAAAAACTCCCTTCAGAGGCATGATAAAGAGAGCGGCCACCAAAGAGCACCAAGCCTGACCCCCTGGGCTGCCTggttggcgtgagggacaccccgCCCACCGTCCGGCTGGTCCGACCCGCAATCTA
Above is a window of Eriocheir sinensis breed Jianghai 21 chromosome 8, ASM2467909v1, whole genome shotgun sequence DNA encoding:
- the LOC126995356 gene encoding chitin deacetylase 1-like produces the protein MARLWYMWSTAVLLAAASGLHAPFLPRERRQITNNFDLDLPVEDLCKNKASNEFFRLPDTNDCRDVFSPLLQARVKNCDKLEKPTKVKPLFNTDTPLCPEGQLACGNGVCLSQASFCDGIFDCEDNSDENACSVEEDPNRAPVCDNKQCVLPDCFCSADGTRIPGNLEPSNTPQMITITFSGAVNVDNVDLYQDLFNDESKNPNGCQTKATFFVSHRYTNYSAVQELHRKGHEIGVFSISNRESPDYWTHGTYDDWLTEMAGARLILERYANVSDNSIIGVRAPYLRVGGNTQFEMMTDQLFIYDSSITASLSKVPLWPYTLYFRMPHKCHGNAQNCPSRSHPVWEMVMNELDRRDDPKFDETLPGCHFVSSCTNIRTGEQFEHFLEHNFQRHYLTNRAPLGLHFHAAWLESNKDYKKILINFIKEKTSQNDVYFVTMLQVIQWMQSPTESTAIRDFPEWKEKCDVKGLPYCSLPNTCSLTSRELRGETLNLYTCMQCPREYPWLLDPTGDGLELV